Proteins from a genomic interval of Chroococcidiopsis thermalis PCC 7203:
- a CDS encoding cell surface glycoprotein, with amino-acid sequence MSIIPVNWETRERRELRGTRGTRGTRERRELRGTRGTRGNSGTPRPKGVGIRGEGGQGGQLPTTNYH; translated from the coding sequence TTGAGCATTATCCCCGTTAATTGGGAGACAAGGGAGAGAAGAGAGCTGAGGGGGACAAGGGGGACAAGGGGGACAAGGGAGAGAAGAGAGCTGAGGGGGACAAGGGGGACAAGGGGGAACTCGGGGACCCCACGACCGAAGGGAGTGGGGATTAGGGGCGAAGGGGGACAAGGGGGACAACTACCAACTACCAACTACCACTGA